A section of the Sedimentisphaera cyanobacteriorum genome encodes:
- a CDS encoding glutamine--tRNA ligase/YqeY domain fusion protein — MDSENTKNTERLDFIRTIVKNDLDSGKCSKVVTRFPPEPNGYLHIGHAKSICLNFGIAEEFAGQCNLRFDDTNPCKEEDEYVESIKKDVSWLGFDWNEGLYFASDYFEKMYELAVELIKQGKAYVCDLSSEQIREYRGTLTEPGKESPSRDRSVEENLELFQRMRSGEFGDGEKVLRAKIDMKSPNINMRDPVMYRILHASHHRTGDKWCIYPMYDWAHGLEDSIEGITHSICTLEFEHHRPLYDWFLDNLPVHRPHQYEFARLNLTYTVMSKRKLLRLVQEGYVDGWDDPRMPTISGMRRRGFSPAAIRNFCKVIGVNKFNSTVDYALLEHCLRQDLNANSPRVMAVFDPLKVVITNYPENGSEEFDVAVNPEDESAGMRKVPFSKEIYVEKKDFMIDPPRKFFRLAPGREVRLRGAYFIKCHDYKLDENGEVAEVHCTYDPESRGGSSPDGRKVRGTLHWVSAEHALRVKVNIYEHLFNTENPEQTEQGQDFTANINENSLQTIDSCLIEPSVKNAKPLDRYQFERIGYFCVDKYSGPENIVFNRTVTLKDTWAKMQKKKQQEKK, encoded by the coding sequence ATGGACAGTGAAAATACAAAAAACACAGAAAGACTTGACTTCATCAGAACTATCGTAAAAAACGATCTCGACTCGGGCAAGTGCAGCAAAGTTGTAACGCGTTTCCCCCCTGAGCCGAACGGCTATCTCCACATTGGCCACGCAAAGAGCATCTGCCTGAACTTCGGGATAGCCGAAGAATTCGCCGGCCAGTGCAACCTGAGATTTGACGATACAAACCCATGCAAAGAAGAAGATGAGTATGTAGAATCGATAAAAAAAGACGTCTCTTGGCTCGGGTTCGACTGGAACGAAGGCCTCTATTTCGCCTCCGACTATTTCGAGAAGATGTACGAGCTCGCAGTGGAGCTGATAAAGCAGGGCAAGGCTTATGTATGCGATCTTTCGAGCGAGCAGATTCGCGAATACCGCGGCACGCTCACCGAGCCCGGCAAAGAAAGCCCCAGCAGAGACAGGAGCGTTGAGGAGAACCTCGAGCTTTTCCAGAGGATGCGCAGCGGCGAATTCGGCGACGGCGAAAAGGTTCTCAGAGCCAAAATCGATATGAAGAGCCCGAACATAAATATGCGTGATCCTGTTATGTACCGAATCCTTCACGCAAGCCACCACCGCACAGGCGATAAATGGTGCATATACCCGATGTACGACTGGGCGCACGGCCTCGAGGATTCAATCGAAGGCATCACTCACTCAATCTGCACCCTCGAATTCGAACATCACCGCCCGCTCTACGACTGGTTTCTCGATAATCTGCCCGTCCACAGGCCGCATCAGTATGAGTTTGCCCGCCTGAATCTTACATACACCGTTATGAGCAAACGCAAACTCCTCAGACTCGTTCAGGAAGGCTATGTTGACGGCTGGGACGACCCGAGAATGCCCACGATATCAGGTATGAGAAGGCGAGGCTTCAGCCCCGCGGCAATAAGAAATTTCTGCAAGGTGATTGGCGTAAACAAATTCAACAGCACCGTTGATTATGCCCTCCTCGAACACTGCCTCCGGCAGGACTTAAACGCAAATTCGCCAAGGGTGATGGCTGTGTTCGATCCGCTGAAGGTTGTAATCACAAACTACCCTGAAAACGGAAGCGAAGAGTTTGATGTAGCGGTGAATCCGGAAGATGAATCTGCCGGCATGAGGAAAGTTCCGTTCTCAAAGGAAATCTACGTTGAGAAAAAAGACTTTATGATAGACCCTCCCCGCAAGTTCTTCCGCCTCGCACCGGGCAGGGAAGTTCGGCTCAGAGGGGCATACTTCATCAAATGCCATGACTACAAGCTCGATGAAAACGGAGAGGTAGCGGAGGTTCACTGCACATACGACCCAGAAAGCAGAGGCGGAAGCTCGCCGGACGGGAGAAAGGTGCGGGGAACTCTGCACTGGGTTTCCGCTGAACATGCACTGAGGGTGAAGGTGAATATTTACGAGCACCTTTTTAACACCGAAAATCCCGAACAGACAGAACAGGGGCAGGACTTTACCGCTAACATAAACGAAAATTCGCTTCAGACCATCGACAGCTGCCTTATAGAACCAAGCGTGAAAAATGCAAAGCCTTTAGATAGGTATCAGTTTGAGAGGATCGGCTATTTCTGCGTGGATAAATACTCAGGCCCGGAGAATATAGTTTTCAACAGAACAGTAACGCTGAAAGATACGTGGGCCAAAATGCAGAAAAAAAAGCAGCAGGAAAAAAAATAA
- the queF gene encoding preQ(1) synthase produces MASETKIDLFDNPRPGRDYVISTEVPEFTSVCPVTGQPDFGTISIDYCPDKYCIELKSLKFYMQSFRNRGIYYESAANEILDYLVECCKPKWMKITASFTPRGGISTEVVCEYVSKTCNEQS; encoded by the coding sequence ATGGCCAGCGAAACAAAAATAGATTTATTCGATAATCCCCGCCCGGGCAGGGATTATGTAATAAGCACAGAGGTGCCCGAGTTTACCAGCGTCTGCCCGGTTACAGGGCAGCCGGACTTCGGGACTATAAGCATAGACTACTGCCCCGATAAATACTGCATCGAGCTCAAGAGCCTCAAGTTTTATATGCAGAGCTTCAGAAACCGCGGTATCTACTACGAATCTGCAGCCAACGAGATACTCGATTACCTCGTGGAATGCTGCAAGCCAAAATGGATGAAGATTACCGCTTCATTTACCCCTAGAGGCGGAATTTCCACTGAGGTTGTCTGCGAATATGTAAGCAAAACCTGCAATGAGCAGTCTTAG
- the queC gene encoding 7-cyano-7-deazaguanine synthase QueC codes for MHDKNKAVVLLSGGLDSGTTAQIASSGELEIYAMSFSYGQRHTVELEAASKIADFCKAREHRIIDIDLGRLGGSALTDSSIDVPKDRSEGEMASGVPSTYVPVRNLVFLSYALAWAEVLGAFDIFIGVNSLDYSGYPDCRPEFIESFEKTANLASAASAEGGGRFKINAPLMQKTKAEIILEGKRLGFDYSLTHSCYDPDENGLACGKCDSCKLRLKGFREAGLKDPIKYQ; via the coding sequence ATGCACGATAAAAACAAAGCTGTTGTACTGCTATCAGGCGGGCTTGATTCGGGCACAACCGCTCAAATCGCCTCAAGCGGGGAATTGGAAATCTATGCAATGAGCTTCTCTTACGGACAGAGGCATACTGTGGAACTGGAGGCAGCCAGCAAGATTGCGGATTTCTGCAAAGCTCGGGAGCATCGGATTATCGATATAGACCTAGGCAGGCTGGGCGGGTCTGCACTTACCGACAGCTCAATTGATGTACCCAAAGACAGGAGCGAGGGCGAGATGGCCTCGGGGGTGCCGAGTACATACGTTCCTGTAAGAAACCTCGTGTTTCTCAGCTATGCACTTGCTTGGGCGGAAGTTCTCGGGGCGTTCGATATTTTTATCGGCGTGAACAGCCTTGATTATTCCGGCTACCCGGACTGCCGGCCGGAATTCATAGAATCATTCGAGAAAACCGCCAACCTCGCCTCTGCTGCATCCGCTGAAGGAGGGGGCAGGTTCAAAATCAATGCCCCGCTTATGCAAAAAACCAAGGCCGAGATAATCCTTGAAGGCAAGCGGCTGGGCTTCGACTACTCTCTCACGCACAGCTGCTACGACCCCGATGAAAACGGACTAGCCTGCGGCAAGTGCGACAGCTGCAAGCTTCGATTGAAAGGCTTCAGAGAAGCCGGCCTGAAAGACCCGATTAAATATCAATAG